The Glandiceps talaboti chromosome 1, keGlaTala1.1, whole genome shotgun sequence genome has a segment encoding these proteins:
- the LOC144433605 gene encoding neuromedin-U receptor 2-like, giving the protein MDVNTSFTNSTPENRTFDEEQYACGADPMVFFILGVSLGTIGIIGNISFMFVVMRVKSMQTITNYYLVNLAGADLLYLLCLWIIYMCLLTSENNTCVFMINSDVRCLTGMVVDVAILTSTFCVAFISFERYIAISQPFRIRQLCTKGKTRFFSGLMWILAILIKIPSAVECHVGSSAQIYIAIVILFIIVCGISLCTVTVLYSLTAYHFMKASKAMREVNDCHTKAPNHEKAVVRLCILTTVIYFICLFPKIIAFLFLLFQGFGQPIVSAATQNCIINISIFPLMVHSAANPILCNVMSKRYRKAFKKTFLSCFGKTGGEESRTSKTRYYMLTRTTDDKAYSNHTSVGVKRSHTQAKEPHTSFL; this is encoded by the coding sequence ATGGATGTAAACACGAGCTTCACCAATTCAACTCCCGAAAACAGAACCTTCGACGAAGAGCAGTATGCTTGTGGTGCAGACCCAATGGTGTTTTTCATCCTCGGAGTGTCCCTAGGAACGATTGGCATTATTGGGAACATTTCATTCATGTTCGTGGTGATGCGTGTTAAGTCAATGCAAACTATCACAAACTATTATTTGGTTAACCTAGCAGGAGCTGATCTGTTATACTTACTGTGTCTATGGATCATCTACATGTGTCTACTAACCAGTGAAAATAATACGTGTGTCTTTATGATCAACTCGGATGTACGCTGTCTTACCGGTATGGTAGTTGATGTTGCGATCCTGACTTCAACTTTCTGCGTTGCCTTCATTAGTTTCGAGCGCTACATTGCTATCTCACAACCATTTCGTATACGGCAACTTTGTACCAAGGGTAAAACCCGTTTCTTCAGTGGTTTGATGTGGATTTTAGCGATTCTGATCAAGATTCCGTCAGCCGTCGAATGTCACGTTGGTTCTTCTGCACAAATCTACATAGCCATAGTGATTCTATTCATCATTGTGTGTGGCATCAGTCTTtgtacagtgacagtgttgtacAGCCTCACAGCATATCACTTCATGAAAGCATCCAAAGCAATGAGAGAAGTCAACGATTGTCACACTAAAGCCCCAAATCATGAGAAAGCGGTGGTAAGACTTTGTATATTGACAACAGTGATATATTTCATCTGCCTATTTCCTAAAATCATAGCTTTCCTTTTTCTACTTTTCCAAGGATTTGGACAGCCAATTGTGTCAGCAGCGACCCAGAACTGTATCATTAACATCTCAATATTTCCTCTCATGGTTCACTCGGCAGCCAACCCAATTCTGTGTAACGTCATGAGCAAGCGATACCGGAAAGCTTTCAAAAAAACATTCTTATCGTGCTTTGGAAAGACTGGTGGCGAAGAATCACGGACGAGCAAAACCCGTTATTACATGCTGACGCGCACAACAGACGACAAGGCGTACTCAAATCATACGTCCGTTGGCGTCAAAAGAAGTCACACTCAAGCGAAAGAGCCACACACATCTTTTTTGTAA